A segment of the Sphingobacterium oryzagri genome:
CGATGATAAAATGCATCGCCATTTGGCAAGCGTTGTGGGTCACCCAAATATAGCGTGTTTTCCAGGAAAAACCGCTTATATCCCAAAAATAGATTGGCAATGAATCCACGCGCTGTTTGCAGTTCGTACTCGCTGCGTACCCGATCAAAACCGACCACCGCGCCTGCTTCCAGGGTGAGTGAGTCCAATACCGTTTTTCTACTTAAGTCGACCCCCAGCCGCAACATCACCATACCATTGTCTTGTATATGCTCTTCGATACTGTCGTTACTGGTCAGCGCATTGTGATACAAAAGCGCATCGTCTTTCAGGTAAAAACTGCCAAAACGATAATGCCCGTTTAATCCCACTAAGAAACGTTCGCGCTGGCTAAAGCTTTGTTTGCTTAGCCAATCGATGTATAGCGCTTGCTTCAGCCCTTTGTTATGATAAGCGAAATACATACCCTCGATATTTGGACGATCGTACATAAATGTATCGGCCAGCACGATGCGATGTACGTCTTTCAATTTTTCGTATCGCGGCATATGGCCGAGCGCAAAATCAACGTTTTTGTTTTTAAAACTGTAATAGGCGATGGGCAACAATCGATCTTTGTTTTCCGGATGTTTCCCAAAGTCTTGGTTATAATGCATACCGCCAATGATGCGGTTGTTGCTGTCGATAGCAAAAAATAATTTGGGCGAGAGAATGGTTCCAAAGATGGTTTTATCTTCGGTGTATATCGACTTATATTCTCTGTTATCGGCATAGCCAAAGAAATCGATTTCCAAACCGATACGCTGTTGCGCCTGGCTTGTATGCGCAAGGAGGCAAAAGCCGAGAAAAAGGTAATATACGTATGATCTTGGTGTCATTGGCAAGGAATACGGCTGACTTGAAATTAAAAAGGTCGTCTAACATAATGGAGACGACCTTTTCGGGTTATTTTTTGCGTTATTATACTTCTAATAATAATCTTGCAGGATCTTCTAGTAATTGTTTCACACGTACCAAGAAGCTTACTGACTCACGACCATCGATAACGCGGTGATCGTAAGATAGCGCGATATACATCATCGGACGGATTACCACCTGACCATTTTCTGCAATCGGGCGTTGCACGATATTGTGCATTCCCAAGATCGCCGATTGAGGTGCGTTGATGATTGGCGTAGACATCATAGATCCAAATACACCACCGTTGGTGATGGTAAATGTACCACCAGTCATTTCGTCGATCGTTAATTTGTTATCACGTGCTTTCGTCGCCAAGGTAATAATTTCCTTTTCGATTTGGTGCAAGCTCAGGGATTCGGCGTTACGAATTACCGGCACAACCAATCCTTTTGGTGCTGATACCGCGATGGAAACATCCGCAAAATCAGAAAATACGATTTCGTTTTCTTCAATACGTGCATTAACGGCAGGCCATTCTTTCAATGCTGTTGTCACTGCTTTCGTGAAAAATGACATAAAGCCAAGGCCAACACCATGTTTCTCTTTGAATGAATCTTTATATTTCGAGCGTAGATCCATGATCGGCTGCATATTGACCTCGTTAAAGGTGGTCAACATCGCTGTTTCATTTTTTACACTTACCAGACGTTTTGCAATCGTTTTACGCAGCGAGGTCATTTTTTCGCGACGCTCATTGCGTGCTCCAGGTGCGGCAGTTTCTGTTGCCGGAGCCGCTTTAGCAGCAGGTTTGCTTTCTGCTTTAGGAGCAGCAGGTTTAGCTTGCGCTTTTTCCGCATCTTCTTTGGTGATACGGCCATCCTTACCTGTTCCTTTGATTGTAGAGGCATCAATACCTTTTTCTCTCAAAATTTTAGCAGCGGCTGGTGAAGCTGTACCTGCAGCGTAAGAGTCAGGGTTTTCTGCATCATCATCGGAAGACGTTTCCGCCGGTTTTTCCTCTTTTTCCGCAGGAGCTTCTTCTTTTTTGTCGGCACCACCGGCAGGAGCATCACCATCTTCGATAGCACACACTACTGCACCAATTTCTAAAGTGTCACCTTCTTGAGCGATGATACGTAAGATACCTGCTTTTTCTGCAGGCAGCTCAAATGTCGCTTTGTCGGATTCCAATTCAGCGATATTCTCGTCCATTTCAACGTAATCGCCATCTTGTTTTAGCCATTGTGCCAAGGTCACCTCTGTGATTGATTCACCTACGGCAGGTACTTTAATTTCTAAGCTCATATTTTTGTTTTCTGTTATACCAACAACATCAAAAGCGGTCGATATGTTTTATAGTTCAAATGCTTTATTTATAATATCTGTTTGCTGCGTAACGTGCTGCTTCATGTAGCCTGTTGCAGGAGAGCCGCTTTCCGGACGCGCAATGTATTGAAGATCGAGGCTGCTGCTACGGAATTTGCGACAATAGTACGGCCAGGCGCCCATATTTTCATTTTCTTCCTGCACCCATACAAATGCTGCTTTTGCATATTTCTTTTGCAAGGCTTCGATCTGCGTTTGCGCGATAGGATAGAGCTGTTCTATGCGTACGATAGCAACATCTTTGCGCTTGTCGGCCTCTTGCTTTTCGCGCAGTTCGTAATAAATTTTTCCCGAACACAGCAACACACGTTTTACCGACTTTGCCGTTACGTTTTCATCGTCGATAATCTCTTGAAATCCGTTTTCGGTAAAGTCTTTCAAAGGAGAAACAGCTTTCGTATGGCGCAATAGGCTTTTAGGCGTTGCTACAATTAACGGTTTGCGGAATTCACGGTGTAATTGACGGCGCAACAAGTGAAAGTAGTTGGCCGGTGTCGTACAGTTGGCTACAATCATGTTATTGTTTGCACAAAGTTCCAGGTAGCGTTCGATACGGCAAGAAGAGTGCTCTGGGCCTTGACCTTCCATACCGTGCGGTAGCAACATCACCAAACCATTTGAACGTTTCCATTTCGTTTCTCCGGAAGAGATGTACTGGTCGAAAATAATCTGCGCGCCGTTTGCAAAGTCACCAAACTGTGCTTCCCAAATGGTCAGCGTATTTGGATTGACCGATGCATAGCCATATTCAAAGGCAAGCACAGCATATTCAGAAAGCAGCGAGTTGTAAATATTGAATTTCTCACCGCCTTTTACTTTTGCTAATGGCGTATACGTTTCGTCTGAATCTTCCAGGGTCACGACAGCATGACGGTGGGAGAATGTGCCGCGTTGCACATCTTGTCCGGAAATACGTACACGGTAATCTTCGTTTAGCAACGTGGCATAGGCCATCAATTCGCCCATAGCCCAATCGTATTTATCCGAATCGATCATTTTCAAACGATCTTCAAATACCTTGGTAATCTTGCGGAAAAACTTCTTGTCTTCCGGCAAGCTGTTCATTTCCTTAGCTAAGCTTAAGAAAAGTTCTTCGGAAACAGCTGTTTCGGCTGTTTTCATGATATCGGCAACCCTTGCTGGCCGTAGGCCTTTCCAGGCACCGGCAAACATTGGACGCTCTTCGCTGATTTGCTCTACTTTTTTAGCTTCATCCAAACGCTCTTGCAATACCGCGCGGAAGTCTTTTTCCAGTTGTTTCGCAAAGTCCGTATCGATACTTCCTTGGTCAACTAGTTTTTTAACATATAGCGCTAAGGTATTCGGATGCTTTTCAATTAATTTATAAAGCGATGGCTGTGTAAATTTAGGTTCATCTGCCTCGTTGTGTCCGTAACGTCTGTAACCCAATAAATCGATAAAAACATCGGTTTTATATTTTTGACGATATTCAACCGCTAGGTTGATCGCATATACCAAGGCCTCTACATCGTCACCGTTTACGTGGAAAACAGGCGAAAGCGTAACTTTCGCAATGTCTGTACAGTAAGTTGACGAACGCGCATCTTTATAATTTGTTGTAAAACCAACTTGATTATTGATCACGATATGGATAGTACCGCCTGTTTTGTAGCCATCCAATTTAGACATTTGGATGGTTTCGTAAACGATACCCTGCGCAGCAACAGCTGCGTCACCGTGGATCAAGATCGGTGCAATTTTCGAAGAATCACCTTCGTATTTTAAATCAATTTTAGAACGCACCATACCTTCCGCCACACCGTCTACAGTTTCCAGGTGTGAAGGGTTAGGCGCCAGGCTCAAGTGGATGTTTTTACCATCTTGGCTGGTAATATCCGATGAGAAACCTAAATGGTATTTTACGTCACCACCAAATTGGATTTCCGGATCGGGCTCGTACATTTTTCCTTCAAACTCCGAAAAGATTGTTTTGTATGATTTGCCCATCACGTTGGTCAATACATTCAGACGTCCGCGATGCGCCATCCCGATTACAAACTCCTCGATACCGAGGGAAGAACCTTTTTGGATAACGGAATCCAGTGCCGGAATCAAAGACTCGGCACCTTCCAGCGAAAACCGCTTTTGGCCCAAAAATTTGGTGCCCAGGAAGCTTTCGAAGATGACCGCTTCGTTTAATTTTTTTAGTATACGTTTTTTACCGTCTAAGGAAAACTGAGGCGTGTTGCGGTCAGCTTCCATTTTGTCTTGAAGGAATTTGATTTTCTCTGGATGACGGATATAGCGAAATTCAGCCCCGATTGAACGGCAGTAAGTGTCTTCAATAAGCTGACGAATATCTTTTAATTTTGCTTTGCCCAAACCCACTTCGACACCGGCATTAAACACGGTATCGAGATCCGCTTCAGAAAGACCGAATGTCTCGAGTTCTTTTCCCGGGAAATATTTGCGACGTTCGCGAACGGGGTTTGTTTCTGTAAAAAGGTGTCCGCGATCACGGTAGCCATTGATCATGTTGAGGACATTGATCTCTTTGATCGCTTGCTCTGGCGTTTCTGCAGCGGCATCACCTCCCTCTGCTGTTTGACCAAATTCGAATCCTTCGAAAAATTTCTGCCAGCTTACATCTACTGCGTTAGGGTCTTCCTTGTATGCTTGATATAATGAGTCTATGTAGCCTGAATCTGCGTTACTCAAATATGTTAATTTATCCATGAGGAAATCTTACGTATAAAAATTTGCCCAAAGTTAGCAAATAATAAGTACTTGCCATGTCTAATTCGAACAAAAAAACACGTTAAAAAAGCATAAATTTTGATATTTTGACGTTTTTTTTGATTTTGCGGAACCGGCTATTATTCAGCCATGCCAAATATTATGGGTAAGGTTATTTTGCCTCAGCGCGAACGCGATAATTTTTTTTTGCAAGCTCCTTCCAATCCATTTTTAGATTATCTTTAGTGCTCGTGCCAAAGCCTGCTAAATGCAACCAATAACCATAGGTGCTTGACGGTGCATAATCGACTAGGTGCTCTTCAAAAAAACTGGCTCCGGCAACGTGGTTGACGTTCAATTCCGCAAGCAGGTAGGCTGCTAAAATTTCCCGATGCTCGTAGGTCAGGTTGCCTTTGTGAAAAAGATCGTGTAGCAAAGCTTCAATAAGGGGCTCGTTGATTTCCCGATCCTGTAGTGCGCGTAACTTTTCGACAGACGCGGCAATGTCCTTTTCCGGCTGGTGGTTTTTGAAAAAAATGTTGGGATGCTTTTTCAGCATGAAGCGAAAATAATCCCGCCAAAGTAAGCGTAAGATCAGACGTTCATACTTTTTTTTGTGTGCAGGCAGATTGTTTTCCTTGATTTTATGGTAGTAAAATGCCGGAGATACCGCGCCATTTGCGATGTAAGGTGATACGAGGTTGTAATCGTCTACATCGTCATAATCAGGAGCTAATGTTCTGTCGATCACCATCAGGGCTTCATCTTCACCACCTTTTACCACTGTGGAGGCGGTTTCAGCTAAGGCGATGGCGCTAGCCGTAAAGCCGAGATCCTGTAAAGTAGGTAATGTTGTAGTTTCTAAATGCGGATGGGTGACCATGTTTTGAATAGCCGGAAGCGTTGGCCGTACAAAGCTCTCTTTTTCCACTTTCTTTTTGAAAGCGCTAAACGAGTCCGGTATATCTTTGATAGGTATCGGTAAATCTTCTTTGTGGTAAAGCGTATGCCCGATAAAATGTTTGAGATTTATCTTTTCCTTCCACAACGCGGTTTCCACGAGTTCGGATATCCGCGTTTCTCTTTTTGCCACTTCGCGGTGATGATATACTTCGGTAACATCGTACTTGGCGCACAGCGTGCTCAGCAATTCTTCTGGTTTTCCCTGAAAAACAAGCAGGTCTGCACCGAGCTGTTGTAGGTTGTCTTTTAGTTTGGCAACAGTCTCGATCAGAAAATTTGCGCGTAGCACGCCTGTGTTTTGAAAACCCCAGGCATTGGTTTTGAAATACCGTGGGTCAAAGAAATAAACAGGAATGACAATATCGCCCTTATGTACTGCTTCAAACAAAATTTCATTGTCATGAATTCGCAGATCATTTCGAAACCATACTAAAATCACCTTTTTCGTCATACAAGAAAATCTATTGCTGGGCTATTTACAAATATCGCAAATATAACGTAAAGAATCTGTTTTGTTTAGATTGGGTATAAATATCTGTGGCCTTTGCGCCTCTTTTTACAAAGCATAGACAAAGCTACGGAGGGGCGCAAGCGCGAGTAGAAATGGTTATTTTGTAACAAATTCCTTTTTTGGCGAACATTACCGGAAATACGGTGTTTTGTAATAGAAATTGGAAACTGGATTTTTTTGTGAAGTGAGCTTATGGATATATTAATTAGTGGGCTAAATAATTACGTAGGACGGAGAAGTGTCAGTTTGATGGGCGATGATAAATTTAATGTATTCGCGATCACCCGAAATATCAGATTGTTTGAAAAAAGAGTCTTCGAACCCGTGCGCGCAAAAATTTTCGAAGTCGATCTAATCAAAGGTTCTGCAGGGCTTAACTTGCCTATTCCTACGATTCACGCGGCTTTTTATTTTACGCAGGTGCCCACGCTAAACGATATCGTCAACCTTAATCTGGAATTGCTCTGCCTCCAAAATTTTATCCATATCCTCCAGGAGAGAAAGTGCAATAGGGTGATTTATGTCGCGCGCTTAATGGATAAATTATGCATCGAGCCCATTTTGGAATTGCTTAAGGAGTCGCGTATGGATTATACTGTTGTTCTGAAAAACAGTGTTCTGGGGCGGGATTCGTTGATTGATCGCGTGTTTAAAAATATTTCCAATCGCAAATTTATTATCTATTCGAAGCGCTATGCTAACCGGTATTTTCAACCGCTCGGCGCGCATGATTTTGTACGCTGGCTTAAAAATATGTTGGATATTCCGGCATTTCACTACAAAGTGTTGGAAGTGGGTGGAGCACAGCTTATGTCTTTTATGGCGGTTTTTGATCTGTATAAAGAGCTCAAGCTGATCAAAGTGGGGCAGGAAATTGTCAATGTTCCACGTTGGCTGGTCAAATTTATGTATCAACATAAGATGGAAATTAATAGCTCTGATTACGCCGAATTGAGCCGTGTTATCCAGGCTGACAATCGTGTGGATAACAGCTGGCAAGCCGATATGCCTTTCGAATTTACGCCGATAAGCGAGCTGTTACGGTCTGATCGCTAGTGTGTAGGTTATTCCTTCGCGCATTTCGCGGAGGTTGTGATGGTGACGTAAACTTCCTGCGTCGCTGAATTTGCGCAAGCTTACCTGCTTGCGATAATTCCAAATGCAATTTTTCAAAACCTGACTTATTCTGCTATTTTTGTGAAAACGATAACGTTATTATGGGGTATAAAAGTTTGGCCGAATGTGTGGCTGATTTGGAGAGAAACGGACACTTAGTGCGTATCAAAGAAGAAGTCGATCCTTATTTGGAAATGGCTGCCATACACATGCGCGTGTTTGATGTGGAAGGGCCGGCATTGTATTTCGAAAATATAAAAGGTTCTAAGTTTCCGGCGGTGTCCAACTTGTTTGGCACGTTGGATCGATCAAAATTTATGTTTCGAGACACATTAGACCATGTTAAAAAGTTGGTTGATGTGAAGATGAACCCGATGTCGGTATTAAAAAAGCCGTTTGATTATGCCGGTTCATCCATGGTCGCTTTGGGTGCTTTACCTTGGAAGAAGAAATCTGGTGCACCGATATTGCATGGGCAAACCTCCATTAGCGCGCTCCCGCAAATCGTGAATTGGCCGATGGATGGTGGCGCTTTTGTAACAATGCCACAAGTTTATTCTGAAGATGCGGATAAGCCGGGAATTATGCAGGCCAATTTGGGTATGTACCGCATACAGCTTTCTGGCAACGAATATCTGCCCGATCAGGAAATCGGATTGCATTATCAGCTGCATCGCGGCATCGGCGTGCATCAAACGAAGGCCAACGCATTGGGGCGTCCACTAAAAGTAAGCGTGTTTGTCGGTGGTCCGCCATCACATCCCTTATCTGCCGTTATGCCGCTGCCCGAAGGTTTGTCTGAAATGATTTTTGCTGGTGCGCTGGGTAATCGACGCTTTCGTTACTTTTACGATGAGGAAGGTTTTTGCATTTCTTCAGATGCTGATTTTGTAATTACCGGCACGGTTTATCCGCAAGAAAATAAGCCAGAGGGGCCATTTGGCGACCACATTGGCTATTACAGCTTGACACATCCGTTTCCGCTGATGAAAGTACACCGCGTTTACCATCGCAAAAATCCCATTTGGTCGTTTACGGTTGTCGGGCGCCCACCGCAGGAAGATACCAGTTTTGGCGCGTTGATTCATGAAATCACCGGCAGCGCAATTCCGCAGCAAATTAGCGGATTGAAAGCCGTTCACGCTGTGGATCCGGCAGGTGTGCATCCTTTATTGTTCGCTATCGGTAGTGAGCGTTATACGCCTTATCAGGAAGTGGATCGCCCGCAGGAAGTGCTCACCATTGCCAACCAGATTTTAGGAACCAACCAGCTCAGTCTGGCGAAATACCTATTCATCGCTGCGCAAGAAGATGATCCTGCATTGGATATTCATGATATACCGCTTTTTTTGAGCCATATGTTAGCACGTATCGATTTTACGCGTGATCTACATTTTCTGACCAACACGACTATCGATACGCTCGATTATACAGGCGACGGTTTAAATGCCGGTTCGAAAGTAACCTTTGCGGCTGTCGGTAAAAAGAAGCGTGAACTGGCGACGGAAATACCTGCCGGGTTGGATTTGCCGCGTCCGTTTAATCAAGCCAAAATGGCATTGCCGGGCGTATTAGTCGTGGATGGTGCAGCGTTTAGCTCGTATGAAGAAGAGGCAAAGCGAATAAATACCTGGGCTTCGGAACTAAAGCACAGATTATCCGATAGCATTCCCTTGATTGTTTTGGTAGATGATGCTGCCTTTGCTGCCGAAACGATTAATAATTTTGTTTGGGTGACTTTTACGCGCAGCAATCCGGCTTACGATATCTATGGAGTTGATAGTTTTACGCAATTTAAGCACTGGGGCTGTCGCAGCGCGTTAATCATTGATGCGCGGAGCAAGCCGCACCATGCGCCGGCATTAATAAAGGATGCTGCTGTTGAAAAGCGTATTGATAGACTGGCCGAAAAGGGCCATTCCTTGCACGGAATAATATAAAAGATAACTTGCAGGATTACGCTATGTAAAAATCCATGAGGCTGTCCCAAAAGCTAATCGATTAACTTCAAAATGCGTCATCGTAAGTATGACGAAGCCATCTGCATTTTTATTTGATAAGATTGCTTCGTCGTCGTTCCTCCTTCTCGCCAGGACGAAATTTAATCACTTTTTAGACACCATCATGGATTTTTTTGTGTACACAATCGTTTGTGTTTCGTGTTAACAAAAAGATAATTTGCGTATAGAATTGTTAATTTTGTGTCTGATTCTTTTTATTATTGATAATAAAAAACACAAAAAGTTATGAATTTAATTTTTTAATACTTTTCTTTGTGTAGAAATTATAATTAAACGTAGAGAACAGTATTAAAAATTTATTTTATGTGTGGAATTGTTGGAGCTTTTGATTTGAAGCCATCCGCTTCGGAGAGCCTTAGACCGCAAGTCTTAGAGATGTCTAAACGCATTAGGCATCGCGGACCAGACTGGTCGGGTATTTTTAGCAGTGAAAAAGCGATTTTGGCACACGAACGTCTTGCGATCGTCGATCCAAAATCTGGAAGTCAACCCCTTTTTAGTCCTGATGGACATGTGGTGTTGGCGGTAAATGGCGAGATATATAATCATCAACAACTACGAAATACATTGCCTGATTACGAATTTGCCACGCTTTCTGACTCGGAAGTGATTTTGGCGTTGTACCTCGAAAAGGGCGCTTCTTTTATCGAAGATTTAAACGGAATTTTTGGATTCGCTTTGTACGATGGTCGTGATGATTCCTTCCTCGTGGCACGCGATCATATGGGTATTATCCCGCTTTATTACGGTAAAGACGCTGATGGACAAATTTTTGTTGCATCCGAATTGAAGTCTTTAGAAGGTTTCTGCGTAGAGATCGATCAGTTTCCTCCGGGACACTACTTGTATAGCAAAGAAGGTGCTGAGCCGAAAAAATGGTATTTGCGCGACTGGGAATCTTACGAAACCGTGAAAGATAACGAAACGGATATCGCAAAGCTGCGTACGGCACTGGAAGATGCGGTGCAACGCCAGTTGATGTCTGATGTGCCTTATGGCGTATTGCTGTCGGGTGGTTTGGATTCTTCTGTGATTGCTGCCGTTACCAAAAAGTTTAACGCTAAACGTATCGAAACAGGCGGTACAGAAGAAGCTTGGTATCCACAATTACACTCGTTTGCTGTTGGGTTAGAAGGTGCACCAGATTTGATTGCTGCACAAAAAGCGGCTGATCATATCGGGACGATTCACCACGAGATTAATTTCACCATCCAGGAAGGTCTTGATGCCATTCGCGATGTGATTTATCACTTGGAAACTTATGATGTTACGACGATCAGAGCATCGACGCCCATGTATTTGCTAGCGCGTGTTATCAAATCTATGGGAATAAAAATGGTGCTTTCTGGCGAGGGTTCTGATGAATTATTTGGCGGCTATCTTTATTTCCATAAAGCGCCGAATGCGCAGGAGTTTCATGAGGAAACCGTGCGCAAGCTGAAGAAATTGTATTTATACGATTGTTTGCGTGCAAACAAATCGTTGGCAGCTTGGGGTGTAGAAGGGCGTGTGCCATTCTTAGATAAAGAGTTTATGGATGTGGCCATGTCAATCAACCCGGCGGATAAGATGATTAAGGACGGACGTATGGAGAAATGGGTGGTTCGTAAAGCATTTGAAGATTATCTTCCGGAAAGTATTGCATGGCGTCAAAAGGAGCAATTCTCTGACGGAGTAGGGTATAGCTGGATTGATACATTGAAAGCGCAGGCAGAAAGCAAAGTGTCTGATGTGGAGTTTGAAACGGCTGCTATTCGTTATCCGGTGAATACGCCAAAAAATAAAGAAGAGTTTTTGTACCGTACGATTTTCGAATCTCATTTTCCTTCGGAAGCTGCGGCGAAAACCGTGCCTTCGGTCAAATCGGTAGCTTGTAGTACGCCAGAAGCGCTTGCTTGGGATGCTTCTTTTCAAAATCTTAACGATCCTTCCGGACGCGCCGTGGCTAGCGTGCACAACGAGAGTTATGTCAAAGCAACGGAAATTGCGTAAGTAAGCTATTTCTTTTAGGTATGTTTGTAAGCGAGCCGATCTTGACCGATCGGCTCGCTTCTTTTTGTCTTTATTTTTTTAAGTGCAGATCAAAATACTTCGCAATCTTGTCATACATATGTATGCGGTCTTTTCCCATGACATTGTGCTCATGCGTTGGATAAAGGAAGTAATCGACTTGTTTGCCGGCTTTGATGCAGGCTTCGATAAATTCCATGCTATGTTGTTGAACAACCACCGGGTCTTGCGCGCCGTGAATGATCAATAAATTGCCCGCTAGCTGCTTTGCTTTATCAAGCAAGCCGGCTTTTTGATAACCTTCCGGGTTTTCCTGCGGGGTATCCATATAGCGCTCGCCATACATCACCTCGTAATATTTCCAATCGATCACCGGTCCGCCTGCTACAGCGGTTTGGAAAATGCCGGGATGTTGCACCATAAAAGAAGTGGTCATGAAGCCGCCAAAGCTCCAGCCAAATATTCCCATGCGTGATTGGTCTACAAAGCTTTTTGATTTTAGGAAGTCGATGCCCTTTAGTTGGTCGGCCATTTCTGCTTGTCCAAGTTGGCGGTGCGTTATCCGAGTAAAATCGCGTCCTCGCGCATCAGACCCTCTGTTGTCCATCGTGAAAACAATATAGCCTTGTTGCGCCATGTACAGATCGAAGTAACCAGCGCCATAAAGCCATTTGTTTTGCACCAACTGTGCATGAGAACCGCCGTAAAGGTAAACCATGACGGGGTATTTTTTTGTTCCGTCAAAATTTGCCGGGTAAATAATGCGTCCGTTCAGCGGTGTTTGTCCATCTGCCGAAACCAGCGAAACGGCTTCAATCTTGGGAAGTGAAATCTTCCCTTCAAACGGGTTGGTCGCGCGGATAATTTCCAGCGGTTTGCCGCCTTTTACAGCATAAACGTCTACGTTGTTTGCGGTGTTTAGGTTCGAAAATTGATCGAGTACATAGTTTCCGTTGGCGCTTAAGCTCGCTCGGTGCGTGCCCGATTTGTTTGTAAGCTGCTGCGTTTTTCCAGTAGCTATCGCTACTTCAAAAAGCTGGCGATCGAGTCCTTTATTTGTAATGCCGGTGTAGATCACTTTTTTGCCATCTGAAGAGAATCCTTGTACATCTTCAACGATCACATCTTCGTAACCGAGCGAGCGCAATAGCTTTCCGCTAACATCATACAAATACAATTGGTTGAAACCATCCTTATCGGTTTGGTATAAAAACTGGTCGGGTTTGTTTGGTAAAAAGGTGAGCGCATGCAATGGCTCTACCCAAGATTCCGATTTTTCTTCAAACAGTGTTTGGATAAAGTGGCCATCGGTCGCGTCGTATTTGTTTACTTTTAAGTGGTTTTGTTCGCGATTAAGAATACCTACATAAATGTATTTGCTTGACGGATCCCAAGTGCAGATGGTCAAATACTGCTCTTTGGGTTCGCCCGTTTGCAAAGTAATGTGGCTGCTTGTTTTGCTGTCGTATACCCGCAATGTGACTTCTTCGCTCTTCATACCGGCCATCGGATAGCGTATGTCTTTAGTAGCTGCTACGCGTTTGTCCCATTGGATTAACGGATAGTTGCTCACCATCGATTCATCTTTGCGGTAATAAAGTAATTTTTCATTGTCGGGACTCCACCACATGCCTTTGCTGATGCCGAACTCTTGCCGGTGGGTGTAATCGCTACCGTTTACGATTCCAGCTAGACTATCTTGCGTTACTATTGTGCGCTTGCCTTCTTTCGAGCTGATTTCAATATTGTTGTCTACCAAATAAGCAACCTTGCTGTAATCGGTTGTGCTGGTAGCTTGCGCGCCATCGGCTGGTGATTTTGTCAAAATTTGCGCTTGTTTCGTCTTCACCGCGTAGCGGATCGTGTATTTCCAGCTGTCGGCTTCGTAAGCAAACGCAATGTGATCTTTATCTGCCCAGCTGTAGTCTAACGGAAAGTAGGATAATTTGACCGATTCGTTGCTGTTTAAGACCGACTGTAGTGCGGTGCTGATGTCTTCTATGGTGGCGATGTCGCGGCTTTGCCAACTGGATTGCGCATCGCGCAAGGTGAGTTTTTGATAGGATGCA
Coding sequences within it:
- a CDS encoding UbiD family decarboxylase, with the translated sequence MGYKSLAECVADLERNGHLVRIKEEVDPYLEMAAIHMRVFDVEGPALYFENIKGSKFPAVSNLFGTLDRSKFMFRDTLDHVKKLVDVKMNPMSVLKKPFDYAGSSMVALGALPWKKKSGAPILHGQTSISALPQIVNWPMDGGAFVTMPQVYSEDADKPGIMQANLGMYRIQLSGNEYLPDQEIGLHYQLHRGIGVHQTKANALGRPLKVSVFVGGPPSHPLSAVMPLPEGLSEMIFAGALGNRRFRYFYDEEGFCISSDADFVITGTVYPQENKPEGPFGDHIGYYSLTHPFPLMKVHRVYHRKNPIWSFTVVGRPPQEDTSFGALIHEITGSAIPQQISGLKAVHAVDPAGVHPLLFAIGSERYTPYQEVDRPQEVLTIANQILGTNQLSLAKYLFIAAQEDDPALDIHDIPLFLSHMLARIDFTRDLHFLTNTTIDTLDYTGDGLNAGSKVTFAAVGKKKRELATEIPAGLDLPRPFNQAKMALPGVLVVDGAAFSSYEEEAKRINTWASELKHRLSDSIPLIVLVDDAAFAAETINNFVWVTFTRSNPAYDIYGVDSFTQFKHWGCRSALIIDARSKPHHAPALIKDAAVEKRIDRLAEKGHSLHGII
- the asnB gene encoding asparagine synthase B, with protein sequence MCGIVGAFDLKPSASESLRPQVLEMSKRIRHRGPDWSGIFSSEKAILAHERLAIVDPKSGSQPLFSPDGHVVLAVNGEIYNHQQLRNTLPDYEFATLSDSEVILALYLEKGASFIEDLNGIFGFALYDGRDDSFLVARDHMGIIPLYYGKDADGQIFVASELKSLEGFCVEIDQFPPGHYLYSKEGAEPKKWYLRDWESYETVKDNETDIAKLRTALEDAVQRQLMSDVPYGVLLSGGLDSSVIAAVTKKFNAKRIETGGTEEAWYPQLHSFAVGLEGAPDLIAAQKAADHIGTIHHEINFTIQEGLDAIRDVIYHLETYDVTTIRASTPMYLLARVIKSMGIKMVLSGEGSDELFGGYLYFHKAPNAQEFHEETVRKLKKLYLYDCLRANKSLAAWGVEGRVPFLDKEFMDVAMSINPADKMIKDGRMEKWVVRKAFEDYLPESIAWRQKEQFSDGVGYSWIDTLKAQAESKVSDVEFETAAIRYPVNTPKNKEEFLYRTIFESHFPSEAAAKTVPSVKSVACSTPEALAWDASFQNLNDPSGRAVASVHNESYVKATEIA
- a CDS encoding S9 family peptidase, with product MKKLLILFLFGSSLAYGQRNFTIEETVYGPRQFAPQSLVLPQWLPQTDAFSTLDASYQKLTLRDAQSSWQSRDIATIEDISTALQSVLNSNESVKLSYFPLDYSWADKDHIAFAYEADSWKYTIRYAVKTKQAQILTKSPADGAQATSTTDYSKVAYLVDNNIEISSKEGKRTIVTQDSLAGIVNGSDYTHRQEFGISKGMWWSPDNEKLLYYRKDESMVSNYPLIQWDKRVAATKDIRYPMAGMKSEEVTLRVYDSKTSSHITLQTGEPKEQYLTICTWDPSSKYIYVGILNREQNHLKVNKYDATDGHFIQTLFEEKSESWVEPLHALTFLPNKPDQFLYQTDKDGFNQLYLYDVSGKLLRSLGYEDVIVEDVQGFSSDGKKVIYTGITNKGLDRQLFEVAIATGKTQQLTNKSGTHRASLSANGNYVLDQFSNLNTANNVDVYAVKGGKPLEIIRATNPFEGKISLPKIEAVSLVSADGQTPLNGRIIYPANFDGTKKYPVMVYLYGGSHAQLVQNKWLYGAGYFDLYMAQQGYIVFTMDNRGSDARGRDFTRITHRQLGQAEMADQLKGIDFLKSKSFVDQSRMGIFGWSFGGFMTTSFMVQHPGIFQTAVAGGPVIDWKYYEVMYGERYMDTPQENPEGYQKAGLLDKAKQLAGNLLIIHGAQDPVVVQQHSMEFIEACIKAGKQVDYFLYPTHEHNVMGKDRIHMYDKIAKYFDLHLKK